In a single window of the Equus quagga isolate Etosha38 chromosome 7, UCLA_HA_Equagga_1.0, whole genome shotgun sequence genome:
- the TTYH3 gene encoding protein tweety homolog 3 isoform X1, producing MAGVSYAAPWWVNLLHRLPHFDLHWETTSSQFRPEDTDYQQALLLLGAAALACLALDLLFLLFYSFWLCCRRRKSEEHLDADCCCTAWCVIIATLVCSAGIAVGFYGNGETSDGIHRATYSLRHANRTVAGVQDRVWDTATALNRTAEPSLQSLERQLATRPEPLRAVQRLQGLLEMLLGYTAAIPFWRNTAVSLEALAEQVDLYDWYRWLGYLGLLLLDVAICLLVLVGLIRSSKGILVGVCLLGVLALAISWGSLGLELAVSVGSSDFCVDPDTYVTRMVEEHSVLSGEILQYYLACSPHAANPFQQKLSGSHKALVEMQDVVAELLRTVPQEYPATKDPLLRVQEVLNGTEVNLQHLTALVDCRSLHLDYVQALTGFCYDGVEGLIYLALFSFVTALMFSSIVCSVPHTWQQKRGPDEDGEEEAAPGPRQAHDSLYRVHMPSLYSCGSSYGSETSIPAAAHTVSNAPVTEYMSQNANFQNPRCENTPLIGRESPPPSRYLAALDSGSHAGWQFKPMDSARTLWWPCPQSDSTPPA from the exons gcgctgctgctgctgggggccgCCGCGCTGGCCTGCCTCGCCCTGgacctcctcttcctgctcttctattccttctggctgtgctgccGGCGGCGCAAGAGCGAGGAGCACCTGGACGCCGACTGCTGCTGCACCGCCTGGTGCGTCATCATCGCCACGCTGGTCTGCAG CGCTGGCATCGCCGTGGGCTTCTATGGCAACGGGGAGACCAGTGACGGCATCCATCGGGCCACCTACTCGCTCCGCCATGCCAACCGCACGGTGGCAGGGGTCCAGGACCGC GTGTGGGACACGGCCACCGCTCTGAACCGCACAGCAGAGCCCAGCCTGCAGAGCCTGGAGCGGCAGCTGGCCACGCGGCCAGAGCCCCTGCGGGCGGTCCAGCGGCTGCAGGGTCTGCTCGAGATGCTGCTGGGCTACACAGCTGCCATCCCATTTTGGAGGAACACGGCTGTGTCGCTGGAGGCACTGGCTGAGCAGGTGGACCTCTACGACTGGTACAG GTGGCTGGGCTActtggggctgctgctgctggacgTCGCCATCTGCCTGCTGGTGCTGGTCGGCCTCATCCGCAGCTCCAAGGGCATCCTGGTCGG GGTCTGCCTGCTGGGGGTCCTGGCCCTGGCCATCAGCTGGGGCTCGCTGGGCTTGGAGCTGGCTGTGTCTGTG GGCTCCAGCGACTTCTGTGTGGACCCTGACACCTACGTGACCAGGATGGTGGAGGAGCACTCGGTGCTGAGTGGAG AGATCCTGCAGTATTACCTGGCCTGCTCGCCCCACGCGGCCAACCCCTTCCAGCAG AAGCTGTCGGGCAGCCACAAGGCGCTGGTGGAGATGCAGGACGTCGTGGCTGAGCTCCTGAGGACCGTCCCACAGGAGTACCCGGCCACCAAG GACCCCCTGCTCCGAGTCCAGGAGGTGCTGAACGGCACGGAGGTGAACCTGCAGCACCTCACCGCCCTAGTAGACTGCCGCAGCCTGCACCTG GACTACGTGCAGGCCCTGACAGGCTTCTGCTATGATGGCGTCGAGGGCCTCATCTACCTGGCCCTCTTCTCCTTCGTCACAGCCCTCATGTTCAGCTCTATTGTCTGCAGCGTCCCTCATACCTGGCAGCAGAAGAG AGGCCCCGACGAGGACGGGGAGGAGGAGGCTGCCCCAGGGCCGCGGCAGGCGCACGACAGCCTCTACCGCGTGCACATGCCCAGTCTGTACAGCTGTGGCAGCAGCTACGGCAGTGAGACCAGCATCCCGGCTGCGGCCCACACTGTCAGCAACGCCCCGGTCACCGAGTACAT GAGCCAGAATGCCAACTTCCAGAACCCCCGCTGTGAGAACACCCCCCTCATCGGGCGCGAGTCCCCACCGCCCTCA CGCTATCTGGCTGCCCTGGACTCTGGCAGCCACGCAGGCTGGCAATTTAAGCCCATGGACAGTGCCCGAACGTTGTGGTGGCCGTGTCCTCAGAGTGACAG